In Lepisosteus oculatus isolate fLepOcu1 chromosome 15, fLepOcu1.hap2, whole genome shotgun sequence, one genomic interval encodes:
- the mfsd9 gene encoding major facilitator superfamily domain-containing protein 9, producing MFNPRCSTFQKPLRQRRFILCMYFVGFMDLFGVSMIVPLLSHHVKSLGATPTVAGIVGSTYGILQLFSSTLVGSWSDVVGRRYSLVTCILLSALGYGLLGLSTNIVLFIVARIPVGIFKHSLSICRALLSDLVSETERPLVMGHFNAASSVGFILGPVVGGYLTEHEGGFYTSSFICSGIFLLNAGLVWMLPWNDTFKKTDLATAKTSEGSSNNIKRKHEDSDHVKESAAPRERFFQPAWKQCSSVLLKIRALSSSDMWDVFLVRLLMAIAIMLYYSNFSLALEERFALKPKVTGYLISYSSTLGALAGFLVGPVTKLYHNDMSSMLLHSSILTCSLIFLYATAPSVWQVVLCSTFFAISTTIGRTCITDLELRLGGAQASGTLIGAGQSVTAVGRVLAPLLSGFAQEFSPCGPPSLGVVLALAAVLLLILKKPRGAKGEKRHPNL from the exons ATGTTTAATCCAAGATGTAGCACATTTCAGAAACCACTCAGACAGAGGCGATTTATACTGTGCATGTATTTTGTAGGATTCATG gacctTTTTGGCGTGAGCATGATTGTTCCTTTACTAAGTCATCATGTAAAGTCACTTGGGGCAACTCCTACAGTTGCTGGAATAGTGG GTTCCACTTATGGCATCCTTCAGCTTTTTTCCAGTACATTAGTT GGCAGCTGGAGTGATGTGGTAGGAAGACGTTACTCTTTGGTGACCTGTATTTTGCTGAGTGCTTTGGGATATGGCCTGCTTGGGCTCTCCACCAATATTGTTTTATTCATAGTGGCAAGAATTCCAGTGG ggatctTCAAACATTCCCTTTCCATCTGCAGGGCTCTTTTGTCTGACTTGGTGTCAGAGACAGAGCGCCCCCTGGTGATGGGCCATTTTAATGCAGCTTCCAGTGTGGGCTTTATTTTAGGCCCAGTGGTGGGAGGCTACCTCACAGAGCATGAAGGTGGTTTCTACACTTCTTCGTTCATCTGCTCaggaatttttcttttaaatgcag GTCTTGTGTGGATGTTGCCATGGAAcgacacttttaaaaaaacggACCTTGCCACCGCTAAAACCAGCGAAGGCAGTAGCAATAATATCAAACGGAAACACGAGGACAGTGACCACGTAAAAGAATCTGCAGCCCCCCGAGAGAGGTTTTTCCAGCCTGCTTGGAAGCAGTGCTCCTCAGTCCTGCTGAAGATCAGAGCACTTTCCTCTTCGGATATGTGGGACGTCTTCTTGGTCCGACTCCTCATGGCCATTGCCATCATGCTCTACTACAGCAACTTCTCTCTGGCCCTGGAAGAAAGGTTCGCACTGAAACCGAAGGTGACGGGCTATCTCATCAGCTACAGCAGCACCCTCGGAGCCCTTGCGGGCTTCCTGGTGGGGCCGGTGACCAAACTGTACCACAATGACATGTCTTCTATGCTGTTACACTCAAGCATCCTGACTTGCTCACTAATATTCCTGTATGCCACAGCCCCCAGTGTGTGGCAGGTGGTCCTCTGCTCCACGTTCTTCGCCATCTCCACCACGATTGGCAGGACATGCATCACAGACCTGGAGCTGAGGCTCGGCGGGGCGCAGGCCAGCGGCACTTTGATTGGGGCGGGGCAGTCGGTGACAGCGGTGGGGCGAGTGCTCGCTCCTTTGCTTTCAGGCTTCGCCCAGGAGTTTAGTCCGTGTGGCCCTCCGAGCCTCGGAGTGGTGTtggcgctggcggctgtgttgCTGCTGATCTTAAAAAAGCCACGAGGCGCTAAGGGCGAAAAAAGACATCCGAACCTTTGA
- the tmem182a gene encoding transmembrane protein 182 codes for MKLSVALFFAGFFGALGAVFFLASFGTDYWLLVSETCSSNQTGKKTLNGAPIERGDGMISQKDTDTTFYHEGFFWRCSFGGKMAEDNMWKFWFTNQPPSKVCTHAYLFPFPVPTQPHNSTAYDTAVIYRGFWSVFMLVGVAAVIMGGFIIICAAPFASHKLYKAGGGLFLTAGMFFLAVIIMYVVWVHGLEGVTEYTVQKESHCRDFHINIRYGLSFMFAPVGVFFCLLAGLLFLLIGRTVQMHYN; via the exons ATGAAGCTCAGTGTTGCCTTGTTCTTTGCTGGGTTTTTTGGTGCTTTGGGTGCAGTATTCTTCTTGGCATCATTTGGGACAGATTACTGGCTCTTAGTATCTGAAACCTGTTCATCTAAccagactggaaaaaaaacattaaatggcgCTCCTATTGAG CGGGGAGATGGGATGATTTCACAGAAGGACACAGATACTACGTTTTACCATGAGGGATTCTTTTGGCGATGCAGTTTTGGTGGGAAAATGGCAGAGGACAACATGTGGAAGTTCTGGTTCA CCAACCAGCCACCTTCAAAGGTCTGTACACATGCCTACCTCTTCCCATTTCCTGTTCCTACACAACCTCACAACTCCACGGCCTATGACACTGCTGTCA TCTACCGAGGGTTCTGGAGTGTATTCATGCTCGTTGGAGTGGCTGCTGTAATAATGGGGGGCTTCATCATCATCTGTGCTGCTCCATTTGCCAGCCATAAGCTTTACAAAGCAGGAGGGGGCCTCTTTTTAACTGCTG GGATGTTCTTCCTAGCAGTCATCATCATGTATGTCGTCTGGGTCCATGGGTTAGAAGGGGTGACTGAGTACACTGTTCAGAAGGAGTCCCATTGCAGAGACTTTCACATCAACATCAGATATGGCTTGTCCTTCATGTTTGCTCCAGTGGGCGTTTTCTTTTGCTTACTGGCTGGTCTGCTTTTCCTTTTAATAGGTCGTACAGTGCAAATGCATTACAACTAA